One stretch of Toxoplasma gondii ME49 chromosome XI, whole genome shotgun sequence DNA includes these proteins:
- a CDS encoding hypothetical protein (encoded by transcript TGME49_313848), translating into MQRWQTAATKRRELRVLAHKTLHQWQSRLRRQLCVVAVHFRCMYAEDVSGKARTESRVSRRSNTESRVDGAEQRTAFSRHCPGESGDLSEGASASPHTTHCSSYSHKLTSVSSSSSFTSVFPPASVSSPSSSPSSSSSPSSSSSSSSSPSSSSSSSSSPSSSSSSSSSPSSSSSSSSSSSSSSSSSCASVLGSCVVSAPQSSRHFSPHTSLCVMLLSTLLASVQQRLLFLSFLRLRERRVPSWRRERSRKGSAHDAGRCAGEVGTDARARREGGGVPGDGRKEQAAGREKAFAIGPRRHRAEAEGRREQEEPPTEVAAQEERRSGREEDEDDVGRWKGQESESETEGSRGETPTRSFPLEEKAKLTATAVFRLSLSRSLSRIKRQAFLSLAHHARREQRRRPNQAKRREEVTEGDARREEVIGMSARRDFSEKKRSANRGNLGSLSATYAALPSRTSRVLGGDTPDSSTALAVFLGTVKAAILRRVRDVFTLWELTTK; encoded by the exons ATGCAGCGCTGGCAAACGGctgcgacgaagagacgcgaactTCGAGTTCTTGCTCACAAAACGCTGCATCAGTGGCAGTCCCGCCTGCGGCGTCAGCTGTGCGTCGTTGCTGTGCACTTCCGGTGTATGTACGCGGAAGACGTCAGCGGCAAGGCGAGAACCGAATCGCGCGTTTCACGGCGTTCAAACACAGAAAGTCGCGTCGACGGGGCTGAACAGCGGACAGCTTTTTCTCGACATTGTCCAG GGGAAAGCGGAGACCTTTCAGAGGGCGCTTCCGCTTCGCCTCATACGACTCACTGCTCCTCTTATTCCCACAAACTCACATCAgtgtcttcatcttcttcatttACATCTGTATTTCCTCCGGCATCCGTCTCTTcaccctcttcctctccttcctcttcttcctccccctcttcttcttcttcctcttcttcctccccctcttcttcttcttcctcttcttcctccccctcctcttcttcttcctcttcttcctccccctcttcttcttcctcctcttcttcttcctcttcttcttcctcttcttcttcctgtgctTCAGTTTTAGGGTCCTGCGTCGTTTCTGCCCCGCAGTCTTCTCGCCATTTTTCTCCGCACACATCTCTGTGTGTGatgcttctctccacgctgctcgcttctgtccagcagcgcctcctttttctgtcctttctgcgtcttcgtgaGCGGCGAGTTCCCTCCTGGAGGCGGGAGCGCAGCAGAAAGGGCAGCGCCCACGACGCGGGTCGTTGCGCCGGCGAAGTGGggacagacgcgagagccaggcgagaaggaggcggcgtgcctggagacggaagaaaggaacaggcggcgggaagagagaaggcgttcGCGATCGGACCGAGGAGGCACAGGGCCGAAGCGGAAGGCCGACGAGAGCAGGAGGAGCCTCCGACCGAAGTTGCTgcacaggaagaaagacgaagtggacgcgaagaagacgaggacgatgTCGGGAGATGGAAAGGGCAGGAGTcggagagcgagacggagGGCAGCAGAGGGGAAACGCCTAcgcgttcgtttcctcttgaggagaaagcgaagttAACGGCGACAGCGgtgtttcgtctgtctctctcgaggtcTCTCTCACGAATCAAACGACaagcttttctctctctcgctcacCACGCCAGGCGTGAGCAACGACGACGGCCAAACCAGgcaaaaaggcgagaagaagtaaccgaaggagacgcgagacggGAGGAAGTTATCGGAATGAGTGCCCGCAGAGATTtttcagaaaaaaaacggagcGCTAACAGAGGAAACTTGGGGTCTCTCTCCGCCACCTACGCAGCGCTTCCTTCGCGCACATCCCGAGTTCTGGGTGGAGACACTCCAGATTCCTCGACAGccctcgccgtcttcctcgGCACAGTGAAGGCGGCCATTCTTCGACGCGTCAGAGACGTATTTACTCTCTGGGAACTCACCACAAAGTGA
- a CDS encoding AARP2CN (NUC121) domain-containing protein (encoded by transcript TGME49_313830), giving the protein METPGGDQLHKRHQQRHGKSEKKKKNRMKGKDGKAAEKQHNPRAFTFSGGVVSVQRKVQRSLDKFALKEREEKTDKTPDVPPPYVVVVQGPPGVGKTTLIRSLVKHYTRHSLQVVQGPVTLVASKQRRLTFVECSGTDMQQMLDLAKVADLVLLLIDADFGFEMETFEFINILQVHGFPRVIGVLTHLDKVEDRHNQKALRRCKKQLKSRFWTEIYEGAKLFYLTGLQYGRYKKREILNLSRYIAVQKYAPLSWRSAHPYLLALRCEPSCDPTVSTEKEEKETREPSGSVRASHSSCVFYGYVRGSVMRQGQWIHIPGAGDFQISSLACSPDPCPPPQGALPASEAASDDDAENEGQTPRLENGDLKKRRRTRSLKDQQKAIYAPGCDVGNVRIDADAMYIHLPDTKVSFTRPELLIKERAEKTRCRARSQQSTAEDSEDEDESEADSDEDESASEDEEGVDLGAGKRPVVAKEKEDVGEAIRMVRELQEAETYIDKQLQTQELRLLPHSTQVLSVAERSRARQLAPVAEAEEEEDDDEGEEVEEEEEQVEGGGRQRRRAPTTRRTASLDASAGQAEFESDSEETDSDTEREEDEGDEEDEEDEGVTDEEDVEDGVAAVHEAARKRFARAPSLKEIIYFGRIGDAGEESEETERSSSTSDPAGGASGESSRRERGKADVFSGSEKARTIPLFDGEDEEEEEPDKEENRLRGGLLGNLPAVLPAVLRRQGLNGGDKRVTMDEDSAFVPSSVLYAAVGGDPEGEEEEFWSADRLEEVKAQFFITGGWSSAEEEEKKKEAEEKPPQTEEQIEEAKRRHQAEQKRLQDEARRLQIRDQAVDGSMFSSSSSEPQSGACASIGTFVRVCVERLPRNWLDSLSPNRPVLLGGLCAGEQAKTFIQVRIKKHRWFPRVLKSDDVLLFSAGWRRFQSLPMYALEDRSNARVRYLKYTPEHLHCLSYFWAPGLPPATPILAIRDTRATANFRISATGLVLQTSPSVELSKKLKLLGEPKKIFKNTAFIKNMFNSDLEVNMCMGAKIQTVSGIRGQVKKALGTDGTFRATFEDKILMSDLVVCKTWIKMQPRQFCNPVLDVEGWQRLRTQAEIRQALQLPTPTKPGSHPDGGLAALQAARRSKEFNPIRVPKQLMLKLPFHARTKLQHSTSKLRKLKGKALEEELDLRKPLVSAYDRRVAALLQRLQTIKNARVERRKEQQKEKRLKVAKAAAKKEEERARKQTEMRKRRYVKQGKIELGMRKKMRLGSSGKGDRNEDD; this is encoded by the exons gtggGGAAAACGACTCTGATTCGTTCACTCGTCAAACACTACACCCGGCACTCTCTCCAAGTTGTCCAAGGCCCCGTGACACTCGTCGCCTCCAAGCAGCGGCGTCTGACGTTCGTCGAGTGCAGCGGGACAGACATGCAGCAGATGCTGGACCTGGCGAAAGTTGCCgacctcgttctcctcctcatcGACGCAGACTTCGG ATTCGAAATGGAAACGTTCGAGTTCATCAACATCCTGCAAGTCCACGGTTTTCCGCGCGTGATCGGCGTACTGACTCACCTGGACAAAGTCGAAGATCGACACAACCAAAAGGCGCTCCGGCGCTGcaagaagcagctgaagTCGCGTTTCTGGACGGAGATTTACGAGGGGGCGAAGCTGTTCTACCTCACGGGGCTGCAGTACGGCAGATACAAGAAGCGAGAAATCCTCAATTTGTCGAGGTACATCGCCGTCCAAAAGTatgcgcctctctcgtggCGGTCGGCGCACCCGTACCTCCTCGCCCTGCGCTGTGAACCGAGCTGCGACCCCACAGTCTccacggagaaggaggagaaggagacacgtgAGCCTTCAGGGTCGGTCCGCGCCTCCCACTCCAGTTGTGTCTTTTACGGCTACGTTCGCGGATCCGTCATGCGGCAGGGACAGTGGATTCACATCCCCGGCGCCGGCGATTTCCAAATTTCCTCGCTCGCGTGCTCCCCCGATCCATGTCCTCCGCCCCAGGGCGCTCTGCCTGCTTCAGAAGCCGCCTC CGATGACGACGCCGAAAACGAAGGACAGACGCCACGCTTGGAAAATGGAGACCtcaagaagcgaaggcgaaccCGATCGCTCAAGGACCAACAGAAAGCGATTTATGCTCCTGGATGCGACGTTGGAAATGTCCGTATCGACGCGGACGCCATGTACATTCACCTTCCAGATACGAAG GTGTCTTTTACTCGTCCCGAGCTGCTGATCAAAGAgcgcgcagagaagacgcgttgTCGGGCCAGGTCGCAGCAGTCGACAGCCGAGGActcagaagacgaagacgagtcCGAGGCCGACTCTGACGAGGATGAATCTGcaagtgaagacgaagaaggcgtcgaCCTAGGCGCTGGAAAGAGACCAGTTGTtgcaaaggagaaagaagacgtgGGCGAGGCGATTCGCATGGTCCGAGAGCTGCAGGAAGCCGAGACGTACATCGACAAGCAACTGCAGACGCAGgagctgcgccttcttccgcaTTCCACTCAGGTCTTGAGcgtcgcagagagaagcagagctcGCCAACTTGCTCCAGTAgccgaggcggaagaggaagaagacgacgatgaaggagaagaagtggaggaggaggaagaacaagtcgaaggaggcgggagacagagacgacgcgcgCCAACGACAAGACGCACGGCGTCGCTGGACGCAAGCGCGGGACAGGCGGAGTTCGAATCAGACTCCGAGGAAACTGACAGTGACActgaacgagaagaagacgaaggcgacgaagaagacgaagaagacgaaggtgTGACCGATGAAGAGGATGTGGAGGATGGGGTCGCGGCAGTGCATGAAGCAGCTCGCAAGCGTTTCGCTCGTGCTCCGTCTTTGAAGGAAATCATTTACTTTGGCAGGAtaggagacgcaggagaagagagtgaggaGACCGAGAGGTCCTCGAGCACCTCAGACCCAGCGGGTGGGGCTTCTGGggagagcagcagacgcgAACGAGGGAAGGCGGACGTTTTTTctggaagcgagaaggctCGCACAATCCCACTGTTtgacggcgaagacgaagaggaagaggaaccTGACAAGGAGGAGAATCGTCTCAGAGGGGGACTCCTCGGCAACCTGCCTGCAGTTCTCCCTGCAGTTCTCAGGCGACAAGGCCTgaacggaggagacaagcgagTAACCATGGACGAAGACAGCGCCTTTGTACCGAGTTCCGTGTTGTACGCGGCGGTCGGCGGAGAcccagaaggagaggaggaagaattCTGGTCTGCAGACCGGCTCGAAGAAGTCAAG GCACAGTTCTTCATCACGGGAGGATGGAGCAgcgctgaggaagaagagaagaagaaagaggcagaagaaaagccgcctcagacagaggagcaaatcgaagaggcgaagcgaagac ACCAAGCAGAGCAGAAGCGGTTACAGGATGAAGCACGACGCCTACAAATACGAGATCAGGCGGTGGACGGGTcgatgttttcttcttcctcgtccgaACCCCAGTCGGGAGCCTGTGCAAGCATTGGGACCTTTGTGCGAGTTTGCGTTGAACGCCTTCCACGAAACTGGCTGGACAGCCTCTCGCCCAATCGTCCGGTTCTCCTCGGTGGTCTGTGTGCGGGAGAACAAGCGAAAACGTTTATCCAG GTGCGAATCAAGAAGCATCGCTGGTTCCCGCGTGTCCTCAAGAGCGAcgacgttctcctcttcagtgCAGGGTGGAGGCGATTTCAGTCTCTTCCTATGTATGCTCTGGAGGATAGGAGCAATGCGAG AGTCCGTTACCTCAAGTACACCCCAGAACATCTCCACTGTCTGAGCTACTTCTGGGCACCTGGGCTGCCTCCGGCGACGCCCATTTTGGCCATTCGAGACACGCGAGCGACAGCGAATTTCCGCATCAGTGCGACGGGGCTGGTGCTTCAGACGAGTCCTTCTGTGGAACTGAGCAAGAAGCTGAAGTTGTTGGGTGAACCGAAGAAAATCTTCAAGAATACTGCCTTCATCAAAAACATGTTCAACTCCGATCTTGAAGTGAACATGTGCATGG GTGCCAAGATCCAAACGGTGTCGGGTATTCGGGGCCAAGTCAAGAAGGCTCTCGGAACAGATGGAACATTTCGCGCGACGTTCGAAGACAAGATCCTCATGTCCGATCTGGTCGTCTGCAAAACGTGGATCAAG ATGCAACCTCGGCAGTTCTGCAATCCAGTGCTGGACGTAGAAGGATGGCAGCGACTCCGGACGCAGGCAGAAATACGTCAGGCTCTCCAGTTACCGACGCCCACGAAGCCGGGCAGTCATCCAGACGGAGGCTTGGCTGCATTGCAGGCTGCTCGGCGGTCGAAGGAGTTCAATCCCATTCGAGTTCCCAAGCAACTCATGCTGAAACTTCCTTTCCACGCTCGCACCAAA TTGCAACACTCGACATCAAAGCTCCGTAAACTGAAAGGCAAGGCTCTCGAAGAGGAACTGGATCTGAGGAAACCACTGGTGAGTGCGTATGACAGGCGCGTAGCGGCTCTGCTCCAGCGACTGCAGACCATCAAGAACGCACGCGTGGAAAGGCGGAAGGAACAGCAAAAAGAAAAGCGCTTGAAGGTCGCGAAGGCggccgcgaagaaggaggaagaacgcgcacggaagcagacagagatgCGGAAGCGACGCTACGTCAAACAGGGGAAAATCGAACTGGGCATGCGCAAGAAAATGCGGCTGGGAAGTTCCGGCAAGGGAGATAGAAATGAAGACGATTGA
- a CDS encoding hypothetical protein (encoded by transcript TGME49_313840), with protein MFHGLTVAQPNGKSRGVDMWAGRCYRVTARLCFLVGAVGSSTSLFRRQVLPARVYTCFEMQPRFWRSFSVGKETTAHTVFFQTVEGANLFGGRRGKHQTCATLLPVSTHWIAHEGTIDIFRSYGSATRGT; from the exons ATGTTTCACGGCCTGACTGTTGCACAACCAAACGGAAAAAGCCGTGGTGTTGATATGTGGGCAGGTCGCTGCTACCGCGTCACTGCCCGTTTGTGCTTTCTTGTTGGAGCCGTCGGCAGCAGCACCAGTCTCTTTCGGAGACAGGTTCTCCCGGCGCGGGTTTACACATGCTTTGAAATGCAGCCGCGTTTCTGGCGGAGCTTTTCAGTCGGTAAAGAAACAACGGCTCACACGGTTTTCTTTCAGACAGTCGAAGGCGCTAATCTCTTTGGTGGTAGAAGGGGAAAACACCAGACCTGCGCAACACTTCTGCCCGTATCCACCCACTGGATAGCACACGAGGGAACAATCGACATTTTTCGGTCCTACG GCAGCGCCACTAGAGGAACATGA